The following proteins are encoded in a genomic region of Dasypus novemcinctus isolate mDasNov1 chromosome 3, mDasNov1.1.hap2, whole genome shotgun sequence:
- the FES gene encoding tyrosine-protein kinase Fes/Fps isoform X2, whose amino-acid sequence MPSARPCGPPSSSAILPRPPPPFRFRGEPGRGAAGPGWPPPLPPRLPRAGPPRGLGQQKPRQEEARNQELAGGRRGARVGPRRPQEQLPAPDVAMGFSTELCSPQGHGAVQRLQEAELRLLEGMRKWMAQRVKSDREYAGLLHHMSLQDGGGQGRGAGPDSPISQSWAEITSQTEGLSRLLRQHAEDLNSGPLSKLSLLIRERQQLRKTYSEQWQQLQQDLTKTHSQDIEKLKSQYRALARDSTQARRKYQEASKEKDRDRAKDKYVRSLWKLFAHHNRYVLGVRAAQLHHQHHHQLMMPGLLQSLQDLHQEMACILKEILQEYLEISSLVQDEVVAVHREMAAAAARIQPEAEYQGFLRQYGSMPDVPPCVTFDESLLEEGEPLEPGELQLNELTVESVQHTLTAVTDELAAATETVLGRQQVVTQLQHELWDEEQNTHPRERVQLLGKKQALQEALQGLQVALCSQAKLQAQQELLQAKLEQLGPGEPPPVLLLQDDRHSTSSSEPEREGGRTPTLEILRSHISGIFRPKFSLPPPLQLVPEVQKPLHEQLWYHGAIPRTEVAELLTHSGDFLVRESQGKQEYVLSVLWDGQPRHFIIQSADNLYRLEGDGFPSVPLLVDHLLHSQQPLTKKSGIVLTRAVPKDKWALNHEDLVLGEQIGRGNFGEVFSGRLRADNTLVAVKSCRETLPPELKAKFLQEARILKQYSHPNIVRLIGVCTQKQPIYIVMELVQGGDFLTFLRTEGPRLRVKTLLQMVGDAAAGMEYLESKCCIHRDLAARNCLVTEKNVLKISDFGMSREEADGIYAASGGLRQVPVKWTAPEALNYGRYSSESDVWSFGILLWETFSLGASPYPNLSNQQTREFVEKGGRLPCPELCPDAVFRLMEQCWAYEPGQRPGFGAIYQELQCIRKRHR is encoded by the exons ATGCCCAGCGCGCGCCCCTGCGGGCCGCCCTCCAGCTCGGCCATTCTTCCCcggccccctcctcccttccGTTTCCGCGGGGAGCCGGGCAGGGGGGCAGCGGGGCCTGGCtggcccccccccctccccccgcgccTTCCCCGGGCGGGCCCGCCCAGGGGCCTGGGCCAACAGAAACCGCGGCAGGAGGAAGCGCGGAATCAGGAACTGGCCGGGGGTCGGCGCGGGGCCCGAGTCGGTCCGCGGCGGCCCCAGGAGCAGCTGCCCGCGCCG GACGTCGCCATGGGCTTCTCTACAGAGCTGTGCAGCCCCCAGGGCCACGGGGCAGTGCAGCGGCTGCAGGAGGCTGAGCTCCGGCTGCTGGAGGGCATGAGGAAGTGGATGGCCCAGCGGGTCAAGAGCGACCGGGAGTACGCGgggctgctgcaccacatgtccCTGCAGGATGGGGGGGGCCAGGGCCGGGGCGCCGGCCCCGACAGCCCCATCAGCCAG TCCTGGGCTGAGATCACCAGCCAGACTGAGGGCCTGAGCCGGCTGCTGCGGCAGCACGCGGAGGACCTGAACTCAGGGCCCCTGAGCAAGCTGAGCCTTCTGATCCGGGAGCGGCAGCAGCTGCGCAAGACCTACAGCGAGCAGTGGCAGCAGCTGCAGCAGGACCTCACCAAG ACGCACAGCCAGGACATTGAGAAGCTCAAGAGCCAGTACCGAGCCCTGGCACGGGACAGCACCCAAGCCAGGCGCAAGTACCAGGAGGCCAGCAAAG AAAAGGACCGCGACAGGGCCAAAGACAAGTACGTGCGCAGCCTCTGGAAGCTCTTCGCCCACCACAACCGCTACGTGCTGGGCGTGCGGGCCGCGCAGCTGcaccaccagcaccaccaccaGCTCATGATGCCCGGCCTGCTGCAGTCACTGCAAGACCTGCACCAGGAGATGGCCTGCATCCT gaaggagatCCTGCAGGAATACCTGGAGATCAGCAGCCTGGTGCAGGACGAGGTGGTAGCCGTCCACCGGGAGATGGCGGCGGCGGCCGCCCGCATCCAGCCCGAGGCCGAGTACCAAGGCTTCCTGCGGCAGTACGG GTCCATGCCCGACGTGCCCCCCTGCGTCACCTTTGACGAGTCCCTGCTCGAGGAGGGCGAACCCCTGGAGCCCGGGGAGCTACAGCTGAACGAGCTGACGGTGGAGAGCGTGCAGCACAC GCTGACCGCGGTGACGGACGAACTGGCTGCAGCCACCGAGACGGTGCTCGGCCGGCAGCAGGTGGTCACTCAGCTGCAGCACGAGCTCTGGGACGAGGAGCAGAACACCCACCCGCGGGAGCG GGTGCAGCTGCTGGGCAAGAAGCAGGCGCTGCAGGAGGCGCTGCAGGGCCTGCAGGTGGCCCTGTGCAGCCAGGCCAAGCTGCAGGCCCAGCAGGAGCTGCTGCAGGCCAAGCTGGAGCAGCTGGGCCCGGGTGAGCCCCCGCCCGTGCTGCTCCTGCAGGATGACCGCCACTCCACGTCCTCCTCG GAGCCGGAGCGAGAGGGGGGCAGGACACCCACCCTGGAAATCCTTAGGAGCCACATCTCCGGAATCTTCCGCCCCAAGTTCTCG ctCCCCCCGCCGCTGCAGCTCGTCCCCGAGGTGCAGAAGCCCCTGCACGAGCAGCTGTGGTACCACGGGGCCATCCCGCGCACGGAGGTGGCTGAGCTGCTGACCCACTCGGGGGACTTCCTGGTGCGGGAGAGCCAGGGCAAGCAGGAGTACGTGCTGTCGGTGCTGTGGGACGGGCAGCCCCGGCACTTCATCATCCAGTCCGCTGAT AACCTATACCGGCTGGAGGGGGACGGCTTTCCCAGCGTCCCCTTGCTCGTCGACCACCTGCTGCACTCCCAGCAGCCCCTCACCAAGAAGAGCGGCATCGTCCTGACCCGGGCCGTGCCCAAG GACAAGTGGGCCCTGAACCACGAGGACCTGGTGCTGGGCGAGCAGATCGGCCGG GGCAACTTTGGTGAAGTGTTCAGCGGACGCCTCCGAGCTGATAACACCCTAGTGGCAGTGAAATCTTGTCGAGAGACGCTCCCGCCGGAGCTCAAGGCCAAGTTTCTACAGGAGGCAAG GATCCTGAAGCAGTACAGTCACCCCAACATTGTGCGCCTCATTGGCGTCTGCACCCAGAAGCAGCCCATCTACATCGTCATGGAGCTCGTGCAGG GGGGCGACTTCCTGACCTTCCTTCGGACAGAGGGACCCCGCCTGCGGGTGAAGACCTTGCTGCAGATGGTGGGGGACGCGGCCGCTGGCATGGAGTACCTGGAGAGCAAGTGCTGCATCCACCG GGACCTGGCCGCTCGGAACTGCCTGGTGACGGAGAAGAACGTCCTGAAGATCAGCGACTTCGGGATGTCCCGGGAGGAAGCCGACGGCATCTACGCCGCCTCGGGCGGCCTCCGACAGGTGCCCGTGAAGTGGACGGCGCCCGAGGCGCTCAACTACG GCCGCTACTCGTCCGAGAGCGACGTGTGGAGCTTCGGCATCTTGCTCTGGGAGACCTTCAGCCTGGGGGCCTCCCCCTACCCCAACCTCAGCAACCAGCAGACCCGGGAGTTCGTGGAAAAGG GGGGCCGCCTGCCCTGCCCAGAACTGTGCCCGGATGCTGTGTTCAGGCTCATGGAGCAGTGCTGGGCCTACGAGCCCGGGCAGCGACCCGGCTTTGGCGCCATCTACCAGGAGCTGCAGTGCATCCGGAAACGGCATCGGTAA
- the FES gene encoding tyrosine-protein kinase Fes/Fps isoform X1, with protein MPSARPCGPPSSSAILPRPPPPFRFRGEPGRGAAGPGWPPPLPPRLPRAGPPRGLGQQKPRQEEARNQELAGGRRGARVGPRRPQEQLPAPDVAMGFSTELCSPQGHGAVQRLQEAELRLLEGMRKWMAQRVKSDREYAGLLHHMSLQDGGGQGRGAGPDSPISQSWAEITSQTEGLSRLLRQHAEDLNSGPLSKLSLLIRERQQLRKTYSEQWQQLQQDLTKTHSQDIEKLKSQYRALARDSTQARRKYQEASKEKDRDRAKDKYVRSLWKLFAHHNRYVLGVRAAQLHHQHHHQLMMPGLLQSLQDLHQEMACILKEILQEYLEISSLVQDEVVAVHREMAAAAARIQPEAEYQGFLRQYGSMPDVPPCVTFDESLLEEGEPLEPGELQLNELTVESVQHTLTAVTDELAAATETVLGRQQVVTQLQHELWDEEQNTHPRERVQLLGKKQALQEALQGLQVALCSQAKLQAQQELLQAKLEQLGPGEPPPVLLLQDDRHSTSSSEPEREGGRTPTLEILRSHISGIFRPKFSLPPPLQLVPEVQKPLHEQLWYHGAIPRTEVAELLTHSGDFLVRESQGKQEYVLSVLWDGQPRHFIIQSADNLYRLEGDGFPSVPLLVDHLLHSQQPLTKKSGIVLTRAVPKDKWALNHEDLVLGEQIGRGNFGEVFSGRLRADNTLVAVKSCRETLPPELKAKFLQEARILKQYSHPNIVRLIGVCTQKQPIYIVMELVQGGDFLTFLRTEGPRLRVKTLLQMVGDAAAGMEYLESKCCIHRCAGGQAGSRHPREQEGPAPWAPLIFLPNPPPAGHPVSGISSRGGISLSCPTLGAESRFCLLLGESAHAAGRTSPRAALPRDLAARNCLVTEKNVLKISDFGMSREEADGIYAASGGLRQVPVKWTAPEALNYGRYSSESDVWSFGILLWETFSLGASPYPNLSNQQTREFVEKGGRLPCPELCPDAVFRLMEQCWAYEPGQRPGFGAIYQELQCIRKRHR; from the exons ATGCCCAGCGCGCGCCCCTGCGGGCCGCCCTCCAGCTCGGCCATTCTTCCCcggccccctcctcccttccGTTTCCGCGGGGAGCCGGGCAGGGGGGCAGCGGGGCCTGGCtggcccccccccctccccccgcgccTTCCCCGGGCGGGCCCGCCCAGGGGCCTGGGCCAACAGAAACCGCGGCAGGAGGAAGCGCGGAATCAGGAACTGGCCGGGGGTCGGCGCGGGGCCCGAGTCGGTCCGCGGCGGCCCCAGGAGCAGCTGCCCGCGCCG GACGTCGCCATGGGCTTCTCTACAGAGCTGTGCAGCCCCCAGGGCCACGGGGCAGTGCAGCGGCTGCAGGAGGCTGAGCTCCGGCTGCTGGAGGGCATGAGGAAGTGGATGGCCCAGCGGGTCAAGAGCGACCGGGAGTACGCGgggctgctgcaccacatgtccCTGCAGGATGGGGGGGGCCAGGGCCGGGGCGCCGGCCCCGACAGCCCCATCAGCCAG TCCTGGGCTGAGATCACCAGCCAGACTGAGGGCCTGAGCCGGCTGCTGCGGCAGCACGCGGAGGACCTGAACTCAGGGCCCCTGAGCAAGCTGAGCCTTCTGATCCGGGAGCGGCAGCAGCTGCGCAAGACCTACAGCGAGCAGTGGCAGCAGCTGCAGCAGGACCTCACCAAG ACGCACAGCCAGGACATTGAGAAGCTCAAGAGCCAGTACCGAGCCCTGGCACGGGACAGCACCCAAGCCAGGCGCAAGTACCAGGAGGCCAGCAAAG AAAAGGACCGCGACAGGGCCAAAGACAAGTACGTGCGCAGCCTCTGGAAGCTCTTCGCCCACCACAACCGCTACGTGCTGGGCGTGCGGGCCGCGCAGCTGcaccaccagcaccaccaccaGCTCATGATGCCCGGCCTGCTGCAGTCACTGCAAGACCTGCACCAGGAGATGGCCTGCATCCT gaaggagatCCTGCAGGAATACCTGGAGATCAGCAGCCTGGTGCAGGACGAGGTGGTAGCCGTCCACCGGGAGATGGCGGCGGCGGCCGCCCGCATCCAGCCCGAGGCCGAGTACCAAGGCTTCCTGCGGCAGTACGG GTCCATGCCCGACGTGCCCCCCTGCGTCACCTTTGACGAGTCCCTGCTCGAGGAGGGCGAACCCCTGGAGCCCGGGGAGCTACAGCTGAACGAGCTGACGGTGGAGAGCGTGCAGCACAC GCTGACCGCGGTGACGGACGAACTGGCTGCAGCCACCGAGACGGTGCTCGGCCGGCAGCAGGTGGTCACTCAGCTGCAGCACGAGCTCTGGGACGAGGAGCAGAACACCCACCCGCGGGAGCG GGTGCAGCTGCTGGGCAAGAAGCAGGCGCTGCAGGAGGCGCTGCAGGGCCTGCAGGTGGCCCTGTGCAGCCAGGCCAAGCTGCAGGCCCAGCAGGAGCTGCTGCAGGCCAAGCTGGAGCAGCTGGGCCCGGGTGAGCCCCCGCCCGTGCTGCTCCTGCAGGATGACCGCCACTCCACGTCCTCCTCG GAGCCGGAGCGAGAGGGGGGCAGGACACCCACCCTGGAAATCCTTAGGAGCCACATCTCCGGAATCTTCCGCCCCAAGTTCTCG ctCCCCCCGCCGCTGCAGCTCGTCCCCGAGGTGCAGAAGCCCCTGCACGAGCAGCTGTGGTACCACGGGGCCATCCCGCGCACGGAGGTGGCTGAGCTGCTGACCCACTCGGGGGACTTCCTGGTGCGGGAGAGCCAGGGCAAGCAGGAGTACGTGCTGTCGGTGCTGTGGGACGGGCAGCCCCGGCACTTCATCATCCAGTCCGCTGAT AACCTATACCGGCTGGAGGGGGACGGCTTTCCCAGCGTCCCCTTGCTCGTCGACCACCTGCTGCACTCCCAGCAGCCCCTCACCAAGAAGAGCGGCATCGTCCTGACCCGGGCCGTGCCCAAG GACAAGTGGGCCCTGAACCACGAGGACCTGGTGCTGGGCGAGCAGATCGGCCGG GGCAACTTTGGTGAAGTGTTCAGCGGACGCCTCCGAGCTGATAACACCCTAGTGGCAGTGAAATCTTGTCGAGAGACGCTCCCGCCGGAGCTCAAGGCCAAGTTTCTACAGGAGGCAAG GATCCTGAAGCAGTACAGTCACCCCAACATTGTGCGCCTCATTGGCGTCTGCACCCAGAAGCAGCCCATCTACATCGTCATGGAGCTCGTGCAGG GGGGCGACTTCCTGACCTTCCTTCGGACAGAGGGACCCCGCCTGCGGGTGAAGACCTTGCTGCAGATGGTGGGGGACGCGGCCGCTGGCATGGAGTACCTGGAGAGCAAGTGCTGCATCCACCGGTGCGCGGGCGGGCAGGCGGGCAGCCGGCACCCCCGGGAGCAGGAAGGGCCGGCACCCTGGGCGCCTCTGATTTTCCTGCCCAACCCCCCCCCCGCCGGCCACCCAGTGTCGGGCATCAGCTCCAGAGGTGGAATCAGCCTCTCCTGCCCCACTTTGGGGGCAGAGAGCAGGTTCTGTTTGTTGCTGGGTGAGAGTGCCCATGCCGCTGGCCGAACGAGCCCCCGTGCCGCCCTGCCCAGGGACCTGGCCGCTCGGAACTGCCTGGTGACGGAGAAGAACGTCCTGAAGATCAGCGACTTCGGGATGTCCCGGGAGGAAGCCGACGGCATCTACGCCGCCTCGGGCGGCCTCCGACAGGTGCCCGTGAAGTGGACGGCGCCCGAGGCGCTCAACTACG GCCGCTACTCGTCCGAGAGCGACGTGTGGAGCTTCGGCATCTTGCTCTGGGAGACCTTCAGCCTGGGGGCCTCCCCCTACCCCAACCTCAGCAACCAGCAGACCCGGGAGTTCGTGGAAAAGG GGGGCCGCCTGCCCTGCCCAGAACTGTGCCCGGATGCTGTGTTCAGGCTCATGGAGCAGTGCTGGGCCTACGAGCCCGGGCAGCGACCCGGCTTTGGCGCCATCTACCAGGAGCTGCAGTGCATCCGGAAACGGCATCGGTAA